Proteins from one Chlorogloeopsis sp. ULAP01 genomic window:
- the mtnB gene encoding methylthioribulose 1-phosphate dehydratase produces the protein MNSPTLTDARLELIAAARHFYQQGWMVGTAGNLSARLPDGSFWITASGKSKGELAPGDFVRIYPDGRVEKAADNSKPSAETAIHQVIYNLFPEAVSCYHIHSVEANLVSHFAQADVLPLPPLEMLKGLGVWEESPNCVMPVFANHLQVKFIADEIAQRFSVTPPQVPGLLIRNHGVTVWATSPTDARNYIELVEYIFRYIVAAHRVGMM, from the coding sequence ATGAATAGCCCAACCCTAACTGATGCCCGTCTAGAGTTAATCGCTGCTGCCCGTCACTTTTACCAACAAGGTTGGATGGTGGGAACTGCGGGTAATCTCTCTGCGCGTTTACCTGATGGTAGCTTCTGGATTACAGCCAGTGGAAAATCTAAAGGCGAATTAGCACCCGGTGATTTTGTTCGCATTTATCCAGATGGTAGGGTGGAAAAAGCTGCTGATAATTCCAAACCCTCTGCTGAAACTGCCATTCACCAGGTAATTTACAATCTTTTTCCTGAAGCTGTCAGTTGTTACCACATCCACTCGGTTGAAGCAAATCTGGTATCTCATTTTGCCCAAGCAGATGTTCTACCCCTGCCACCACTGGAAATGCTTAAAGGATTGGGAGTCTGGGAAGAAAGCCCAAATTGTGTAATGCCCGTATTCGCAAACCATCTACAGGTAAAGTTTATTGCAGATGAGATAGCACAGAGATTTAGTGTCACTCCCCCACAAGTGCCAGGCTTACTCATCCGTAATCACGGTGTGACAGTTTGGGCAACTTCTCCTACAGATGCTCGTAATTATATTGAGTTAGTGGAGTATATTTTTCGTTATATAGTTGCAGCCCATCGAGTAGGGATGATGTGA
- a CDS encoding ferritin-like domain-containing protein yields the protein MNFLTYVLHLVGSGAVAYYSAAQIRDLKTRPNILAGFQLAESGSVPFLTKLSERAAAEGDKWLAEKLSKHAADETRHGQIFAHALKQLHKQVIDFKSLPKDTEEKKSQERRSPFFAAYFEGLTPEQLKPDVIDWNVFMGSTYILELDASKDFTRMANVLPENDPNTRNLKLGLLSIAKDETGHASYLYEAMMRRMSADEVQKLVNQWRTRKVNAMLAFADNLLHGKGQTRSLVQDSTPSENDSEFMVA from the coding sequence ATGAACTTCTTGACTTACGTCTTGCATTTGGTGGGTTCAGGCGCAGTTGCATATTATTCTGCCGCACAGATCCGTGATCTCAAAACCCGTCCTAACATCCTTGCAGGGTTTCAACTCGCAGAATCAGGTTCTGTACCTTTTCTGACTAAACTCAGTGAACGAGCCGCAGCAGAAGGTGATAAATGGTTAGCAGAAAAACTATCAAAACACGCAGCAGACGAAACTAGACACGGGCAAATTTTTGCTCATGCCTTAAAACAGTTGCATAAACAAGTTATTGATTTTAAAAGTTTGCCAAAAGACACCGAAGAAAAGAAATCACAGGAACGACGCAGTCCCTTTTTTGCAGCCTATTTTGAGGGTCTCACTCCAGAACAATTAAAACCAGATGTAATTGACTGGAATGTATTTATGGGTAGTACTTACATTCTAGAGTTGGATGCTAGTAAGGATTTTACGCGAATGGCAAATGTTTTGCCTGAGAACGACCCAAACACTCGCAATCTCAAGTTAGGTTTGTTAAGTATTGCTAAAGATGAAACTGGTCACGCTAGCTATTTGTACGAAGCGATGATGCGACGGATGTCTGCGGATGAGGTGCAAAAATTAGTCAATCAGTGGCGCACTCGTAAAGTCAACGCTATGTTGGCATTTGCTGATAATTTGTTGCACGGTAAAGGACAAACTCGTTCGTTAGTACAAGATAGTACACCCTCAGAAAATGATTCTGAATTCATGGTTGCATAA
- the psaK gene encoding photosystem I reaction center subunit PsaK has protein sequence MLTSTLLAAATTPLQWNPTIGVIMILCNIFAIAFGKSTIKYPNSEPALPSSQFFGGFGLPALLATTAFGHILGAGVILGLHNLGRF, from the coding sequence TTGTTGACATCGACTTTACTAGCCGCTGCAACCACACCCCTGCAATGGAATCCTACGATTGGGGTAATTATGATTCTCTGCAATATCTTTGCCATTGCCTTTGGTAAATCAACCATTAAATATCCGAACTCAGAGCCTGCTCTACCTTCATCTCAGTTTTTTGGTGGTTTTGGTTTACCAGCACTATTAGCTACTACCGCTTTTGGCCATATTCTAGGAGCAGGTGTAATCTTGGGATTACATAATCTAGGAAGATTCTAG
- a CDS encoding acireductone dioxygenase, with protein sequence MAILQLEDGKIYTDLKDITRELASLNIQLNRWSVGENPQLNQLLAKDSLNEDEKEQVLKALDGYFEQMKQTAGYESRDLIVLHPQTPNLDGLLTKFDKIHTHADDEVRYIVAGEAIFGFVRPDRTQVELTVQPEEYINVPAGTEHWFHLTPARRVKAIRYFAGTEGWVPEYTGTPIRMHQVVA encoded by the coding sequence ATGGCTATATTACAGCTAGAAGATGGCAAGATATACACTGATCTGAAGGATATTACTCGCGAGCTTGCATCCTTAAATATCCAACTCAATCGCTGGTCTGTAGGAGAAAACCCGCAGTTAAATCAGTTGTTGGCAAAAGATAGTCTTAATGAAGACGAAAAAGAACAAGTCCTAAAAGCATTAGATGGCTACTTTGAGCAAATGAAACAAACTGCTGGCTACGAATCTCGTGATTTGATTGTTCTACATCCACAAACACCAAATCTTGATGGGCTTTTAACAAAATTTGACAAAATTCATACTCATGCCGATGATGAAGTTCGCTACATCGTTGCCGGAGAAGCGATTTTTGGCTTTGTGCGTCCCGATCGCACTCAAGTAGAACTAACAGTGCAGCCAGAAGAGTATATTAATGTACCAGCAGGAACCGAACATTGGTTTCATCTCACACCAGCACGCCGAGTTAAAGCAATACGTTATTTTGCTGGTACAGAAGGATGGGTTCCTGAATATACAGGTACTCCCATTCGTATGCATCAGGTGGTAGCTTGA
- a CDS encoding glycosyltransferase family 4 protein, which translates to MSASIQSLKLLFVSTSVGPLGTGLGGGVELSVYNIAQEMIRRGHQLQIVAPAGSTWNSLPIIQIPGNLQIIAQSLKRTDPITMPENSVLANMWDYARRVQDNYDLIVNFAYDWLPFYLTPFFKCPIAHFVSMGSLSNALDQIIIHISKQFPGTLGFYTPSQAATFPEITPPIYYLSSGIDLSLYQFCAEPKQQLAWLGRISPEKALEDAVAVAETTKIPLKIMGKIQDELYWQQIRRDFPNAPFEYLGFLPTAQLQQIVRECQALLMTPRWVEAFGNVAIEALACGVPVISYSRGGPAEIVQDGKTGFLVEPDSVAGLVNATQRIAEINRHTCRQQAEEKFSLVALGDRFEKWFKEIIF; encoded by the coding sequence ATGAGTGCTTCTATCCAATCTCTAAAATTACTATTTGTTTCCACTTCCGTTGGGCCTCTTGGTACAGGACTTGGTGGCGGTGTGGAATTAAGCGTGTATAATATTGCCCAAGAGATGATCCGGCGAGGGCATCAACTGCAAATCGTCGCCCCAGCAGGTTCCACATGGAATTCGTTACCAATCATACAAATTCCCGGTAATTTACAAATCATTGCCCAAAGTCTGAAACGCACAGATCCCATCACTATGCCAGAAAATTCTGTGTTGGCCAATATGTGGGACTATGCTCGTCGAGTTCAGGATAACTACGATTTGATTGTAAATTTTGCTTACGATTGGTTGCCTTTTTACTTGACACCTTTTTTCAAATGCCCGATCGCCCATTTTGTCAGCATGGGCTCTTTGTCTAATGCTCTCGACCAAATTATCATCCACATATCAAAGCAATTTCCCGGTACACTTGGCTTTTACACTCCTTCACAAGCGGCGACTTTTCCTGAGATCACCCCACCCATATACTATTTAAGTAGCGGTATTGATTTATCTCTGTATCAATTTTGTGCTGAACCAAAACAACAATTAGCTTGGTTAGGTCGTATTTCCCCAGAAAAAGCTTTGGAAGATGCAGTAGCTGTAGCAGAAACTACTAAAATTCCACTAAAGATTATGGGTAAAATTCAGGATGAATTATACTGGCAGCAAATTCGTCGGGATTTCCCCAATGCCCCTTTTGAATATCTGGGATTTTTACCAACTGCGCAGTTGCAACAGATAGTCCGCGAGTGTCAAGCTTTATTAATGACACCGCGCTGGGTAGAAGCATTTGGCAATGTGGCTATAGAAGCGCTTGCTTGTGGAGTTCCAGTTATATCCTACAGTCGCGGTGGCCCAGCAGAAATAGTCCAAGATGGCAAAACTGGATTTTTGGTAGAACCTGATAGCGTTGCTGGGTTAGTAAATGCAACACAACGTATTGCCGAAATCAACCGTCACACTTGTCGCCAGCAGGCTGAGGAAAAATTTTCTCTCGTAGCACTAGGCGATCGCTTTGAAAAATGGTTCAAGGAGATTATTTTTTAA
- a CDS encoding HAD-IB family phosphatase, giving the protein MKRIVFCDFDGTITVKETFVAVLKHFAPQLSAQLIPHMYARELTLREGVRRILESIPSSRYPEVLEFTRREAIRPGFTELLDFLEAEKVPLVVISGGLRGMVEVVLGELMPRIHALHAVDINISNEYFQVNSEFEGGTELVAKVQVMEKYSVDEKIAIGDSLTDLNMALETPIVFARDRLAQYLEEHQKPYIPWQDFLEVRDYLAKLWNSVSAHE; this is encoded by the coding sequence GTGAAGAGAATTGTTTTTTGTGACTTTGATGGCACTATTACTGTAAAGGAAACCTTTGTTGCAGTTCTCAAGCATTTTGCGCCGCAACTTTCTGCGCAGCTGATACCCCATATGTATGCACGAGAGTTGACATTACGTGAAGGAGTGCGGCGAATTTTGGAATCAATCCCATCCTCTCGCTACCCTGAAGTTTTAGAATTTACACGGCGTGAAGCAATTCGTCCAGGATTTACAGAACTACTGGATTTTCTAGAAGCAGAAAAAGTGCCTTTAGTTGTAATTTCTGGCGGGCTGCGCGGGATGGTGGAGGTTGTTTTGGGTGAACTCATGCCACGCATTCATGCTCTTCATGCAGTTGATATAAATATTAGTAATGAATACTTCCAAGTCAACTCGGAATTTGAGGGTGGAACAGAACTAGTCGCCAAAGTACAAGTGATGGAAAAGTACTCGGTTGATGAGAAAATTGCTATTGGTGATTCTCTTACCGACTTAAATATGGCATTAGAAACACCGATAGTGTTTGCCCGCGATCGCCTTGCCCAATACTTAGAAGAACACCAAAAACCCTACATTCCCTGGCAAGACTTTTTGGAAGTGCGTGACTACTTAGCAAAATTGTGGAATTCAGTTTCAGCCCATGAATAG
- a CDS encoding S-layer protein — MNIKMLTSFVVLIASSLAVPVKAQKPGNQVPTQSNPVSRACIQNQAETLPNPFSDVPSNHWAFKAVMTMYYCGAFRQATPPALFEQVQPTEKQQQPSQSSQPQNQRI; from the coding sequence ATGAACATCAAGATGCTGACTAGCTTTGTAGTATTAATTGCTAGCAGTTTAGCTGTTCCAGTAAAAGCACAAAAACCTGGTAATCAGGTTCCAACACAATCGAATCCGGTTTCCAGAGCTTGCATTCAAAATCAAGCTGAAACTTTACCCAATCCTTTTAGTGATGTGCCATCCAACCATTGGGCTTTTAAAGCAGTGATGACAATGTATTATTGCGGAGCCTTTCGCCAGGCAACGCCACCTGCTTTATTTGAGCAAGTACAACCAACAGAAAAACAGCAGCAACCTTCACAGAGTTCGCAACCTCAGAATCAGAGGATCTAA
- a CDS encoding helix-turn-helix domain-containing protein gives MQMQGVSLAEAARRLGMSQSDLYVAVQKGQIPVFRRNRRTIIAQAALRAYQVRHRPNSDYRL, from the coding sequence ATGCAAATGCAAGGTGTTTCACTGGCAGAGGCAGCAAGACGTTTGGGCATGAGTCAGAGCGATTTGTATGTAGCTGTGCAAAAAGGGCAAATCCCTGTTTTTAGAAGAAATAGGAGAACTATAATTGCTCAAGCTGCATTAAGAGCGTATCAAGTCAGGCATCGTCCTAACTCTGATTACAGACTTTAA
- a CDS encoding class II glutamine amidotransferase: protein MCQLLGMNCNVPTDICFSFEGFSARGGKTDDHSDGWGIAFFEGKGCRFFIDPKSSVSSAIADFVRRYPIHSTHVIAHIRKATQGEIALENCHPFRRELWGQYWVFAHNGDLPNFSPVGMQFYQAVGNTDSEKAFCLILETLRERFPFGKPPLEELYPVLQEITDKLASTGIFNYLLTNGEHFFAHCSTKLCYIVRQAPFAAAHLIDEDVTVDFRELTTPSDRVAVIATTPLTDNEVWTPIAPGELLVFKDGLPIK from the coding sequence ATGTGTCAACTGCTGGGAATGAATTGCAATGTTCCGACGGATATTTGCTTTTCTTTTGAGGGCTTTTCGGCACGAGGAGGAAAAACTGACGATCATAGCGATGGTTGGGGCATTGCTTTTTTTGAAGGAAAAGGATGTCGGTTTTTTATAGATCCCAAATCCTCTGTCAGCTCTGCGATCGCAGATTTTGTGCGGCGCTATCCCATCCACTCTACCCACGTGATTGCCCATATCCGCAAAGCCACCCAAGGTGAAATTGCTTTAGAAAACTGCCATCCCTTCCGCCGCGAACTGTGGGGACAATACTGGGTGTTTGCCCACAACGGCGATTTACCGAATTTTTCTCCAGTTGGTATGCAGTTTTATCAAGCTGTGGGTAACACCGACAGTGAAAAAGCTTTCTGCTTAATTTTAGAAACTTTGCGAGAACGCTTTCCCTTCGGCAAGCCTCCTTTAGAAGAGTTATATCCAGTATTGCAAGAAATTACTGATAAACTGGCTTCTACAGGTATTTTTAACTATTTACTGACCAACGGCGAACACTTTTTTGCTCATTGCTCAACTAAACTCTGCTACATTGTTCGACAAGCACCCTTTGCTGCTGCCCATTTGATAGACGAAGATGTAACGGTAGATTTTCGGGAATTGACTACTCCCAGCGATCGCGTTGCCGTTATTGCTACTACTCCCCTGACTGACAACGAAGTATGGACACCGATCGCTCCAGGAGAATTGCTGGTATTTAAAGACGGTTTACCAATCAAGTAG
- a CDS encoding PhoD-like phosphatase N-terminal domain-containing protein → MMDYQNFQRFLNSRSKRRNLIIGTGALTGSAIASQFSHPTAITKARFPNYPFKLGVASGEPYPTSVVIWTRLAPDPLNGGGIPPAIVPIRWERKNRITLLNPF, encoded by the coding sequence ATGATGGACTACCAGAATTTTCAGCGGTTTCTAAACAGTCGGAGCAAGCGGCGTAACCTCATCATTGGTACAGGGGCATTAACTGGTTCAGCGATCGCGAGCCAATTTTCTCATCCAACAGCGATTACTAAAGCAAGATTTCCTAATTATCCTTTTAAACTAGGTGTAGCATCAGGTGAACCCTATCCAACCAGCGTAGTAATTTGGACACGTTTGGCTCCCGATCCTTTGAATGGGGGTGGAATACCCCCTGCGATCGTACCAATTCGCTGGGAAAGAAAAAACAGGATTACCCTACTCAACCCGTTTTAA
- the dapB gene encoding 4-hydroxy-tetrahydrodipicolinate reductase → MANQNLIPVIVNGAAGKMGREVIKAVAQAPDLSLMGAIDTSDEHQGKDAGEVAGLSEPLEVPITNQLEPMLGYVAGERHMQPGVMVDFTHPDSVYDNIRSAIAYGIRPVVGTTGLSPEQIQDLADFADKASTGCLIIPNFSIGMVLLQQAAIAASQYFDHVEIIELHHNQKADAPSGTAIQTAQMLAEMGKTFNQPIVKETEKLVGARGSLADEGIRIHSVRLPGLIAHQEVIFGALGQIYTLRHDTSDRTAYMPGVLLAIRKVLQLKSLVYGLEKIL, encoded by the coding sequence ATGGCAAATCAAAATCTCATTCCAGTGATTGTCAATGGTGCAGCAGGTAAAATGGGCCGTGAGGTAATCAAGGCTGTGGCGCAAGCACCAGATTTGAGTCTGATGGGTGCTATCGATACTAGTGATGAACATCAAGGTAAAGATGCAGGAGAGGTAGCAGGTTTAAGTGAACCTCTAGAAGTGCCTATTACCAATCAATTGGAGCCGATGCTGGGATATGTGGCTGGTGAGAGGCATATGCAACCAGGAGTCATGGTAGATTTTACCCATCCTGATTCTGTATATGATAATATTCGCAGCGCGATCGCCTACGGTATCCGTCCGGTTGTTGGTACTACAGGATTAAGTCCCGAACAAATTCAAGATTTGGCAGATTTTGCCGATAAAGCTAGTACTGGTTGTCTAATTATTCCCAATTTCTCTATTGGCATGGTGTTGCTCCAACAAGCAGCAATAGCAGCATCCCAATACTTTGACCATGTGGAGATTATAGAATTACATCATAATCAAAAAGCCGATGCTCCTAGTGGTACTGCCATTCAAACAGCCCAGATGTTGGCTGAGATGGGAAAAACATTTAACCAGCCAATTGTCAAAGAAACAGAAAAATTAGTAGGAGCAAGAGGTAGCCTCGCAGACGAAGGAATTAGAATTCACAGCGTGCGTTTACCAGGGCTAATTGCTCATCAGGAAGTTATTTTCGGTGCGCTTGGTCAAATCTATACTTTACGACACGATACGAGCGATCGCACTGCCTATATGCCAGGAGTACTACTAGCAATTCGCAAAGTTCTTCAGCTAAAGTCGTTAGTATATGGTTTAGAAAAAATACTCTAA
- the infC gene encoding translation initiation factor IF-3 — MTIVVQKQLINSQIKSPQVFLIDHENNNRGLVNTREALQLAESVDLDLVVVSEGKEAPVAKILNYGKLQYQKKKRQGQSSRPTVKEVRFRPNVGTADYNLRITQATQWLSKGDSVKFTIRLRGREHQYRDAAGKLLDRIVSDLSSVGKVQSLDKRSLIVQVIPA; from the coding sequence ATAACTATCGTAGTCCAAAAACAACTAATTAACTCGCAAATCAAGTCACCTCAAGTCTTCTTGATAGATCATGAGAATAACAATCGTGGTCTTGTCAACACCCGTGAGGCTCTACAGCTAGCCGAGAGCGTAGATCTCGATTTAGTAGTAGTCTCTGAAGGCAAAGAGGCTCCTGTGGCGAAAATTCTCAACTACGGCAAGCTTCAGTATCAAAAGAAAAAACGTCAGGGTCAGAGTTCTAGACCTACAGTTAAGGAAGTTCGGTTTCGTCCAAACGTAGGTACGGCCGATTACAATTTACGCATCACTCAAGCTACCCAGTGGTTGAGTAAAGGCGATTCTGTTAAGTTTACCATTCGTTTACGAGGTCGAGAGCATCAATATCGCGATGCTGCGGGAAAACTGTTAGATCGCATTGTCAGCGATCTCAGTTCAGTGGGTAAAGTACAATCGCTTGATAAACGCTCACTAATTGTTCAAGTCATTCCTGCCTAA
- a CDS encoding LD-carboxypeptidase, with protein sequence MPSQIIIPPPLQPGDLLRVIAPSGALRELGAFQRGVDIWRSRGYKVEIIPEIDVKWGYLAGKDENRRDHLVSAWQDPECRGILCARGGFGSTRILEEDKGRESFSASSPKWLIGFSDITALLWSLYQAGISGVHAPLLTTIADEPDWSLQRLFDWVEGRPLAPLKGCGWGGGVASGILLPANLTVATHLFATPIQPNMDGIILAFEDVTEAPYRIDRMLTQWRMSGVLSKARGIALGSFSRCEAPPNVPSFSVEEVLRDRLGDLGIPIVSDLPFGHEAPNAALPVGVQATLDGDRGILDIF encoded by the coding sequence ATGCCATCCCAAATTATTATTCCACCACCCCTCCAACCAGGAGACTTGCTCAGAGTTATTGCTCCTAGTGGTGCTTTACGAGAATTGGGGGCATTTCAACGCGGAGTAGATATTTGGCGATCGCGTGGTTACAAGGTAGAAATCATTCCAGAGATAGATGTCAAATGGGGATATCTGGCAGGTAAAGATGAAAATCGCCGCGATCATTTAGTATCTGCATGGCAAGATCCAGAATGTCGGGGCATTCTTTGTGCTAGAGGTGGTTTTGGCAGCACCCGGATTTTGGAAGAGGATAAGGGGAGGGAGAGTTTCTCCGCGTCTTCTCCCAAGTGGCTAATTGGCTTTTCTGACATCACTGCTTTGTTGTGGAGTCTTTATCAAGCAGGGATTTCTGGTGTTCATGCTCCTTTATTGACTACAATAGCCGATGAACCAGATTGGTCGCTGCAACGCTTATTTGATTGGGTAGAAGGGCGTCCCCTTGCTCCTTTAAAAGGTTGTGGTTGGGGAGGCGGTGTTGCTAGTGGCATTCTGTTACCAGCAAATTTAACTGTCGCTACCCATCTTTTTGCTACACCTATCCAACCAAATATGGACGGTATAATTCTTGCCTTTGAGGATGTTACAGAGGCTCCTTATCGCATTGATAGGATGTTGACACAATGGCGGATGAGCGGTGTTTTGTCTAAAGCCCGTGGTATTGCCTTGGGGAGCTTTAGCAGGTGTGAAGCGCCACCAAATGTACCTAGCTTTAGTGTAGAGGAAGTGTTGCGCGATCGCTTGGGTGATTTAGGTATTCCTATTGTCTCCGATTTACCTTTTGGTCATGAAGCACCAAATGCAGCTTTACCAGTAGGTGTGCAAGCAACTCTAGATGGCGATCGGGGAATATTGGATATCTTTTAA
- a CDS encoding HdeD family acid-resistance protein → MTTNVSGEINKSLNNSLLIGVILIVLGIAAIAAPAVSTIFAETWIAAILASAGVSKLIYAFQTRDRGGFIWKLLLSGLYIGTGVMLFVYPLTGVLTLTLLLGSFLLTEGIFELILAFQLRPQQNWTWVLGDGIITLLLGAMIWFQWPFNARWLIGTLVGASVLFTGISRVMLSLNARSTLSQSNQPTEV, encoded by the coding sequence ATGACAACCAATGTTTCTGGTGAAATTAATAAGAGTTTGAACAACTCGCTTTTAATTGGTGTTATTTTGATTGTTCTCGGAATTGCTGCGATCGCTGCACCTGCCGTCTCCACCATTTTCGCTGAAACTTGGATTGCTGCGATTTTAGCTAGCGCTGGGGTTAGTAAACTCATCTATGCATTTCAAACTCGCGATCGCGGAGGCTTTATTTGGAAGCTCCTGTTAAGCGGATTATACATTGGCACTGGTGTGATGCTGTTTGTTTACCCTTTAACAGGTGTTCTGACGCTGACTCTACTACTGGGTAGCTTTTTGTTAACTGAAGGCATATTCGAGCTAATTCTGGCATTTCAGTTGCGTCCCCAACAAAACTGGACATGGGTGTTGGGTGATGGCATTATAACCCTACTTTTGGGTGCAATGATTTGGTTCCAATGGCCCTTCAATGCACGTTGGTTAATTGGGACACTAGTTGGTGCCAGCGTTCTGTTTACTGGCATTTCACGCGTTATGTTATCGTTGAATGCGCGTTCTACTTTGAGTCAATCTAATCAACCTACCGAAGTTTAA
- a CDS encoding thermonuclease family protein has protein sequence MSLFICLDFHVDAVILVSFPFGIINPQRIGCFDAVKVTKQAFIWLCAAIIILGLIGCNRLFPQLFPSGDLVERVSDGDTLKVKDSQGNEFNVRFACVDAPEIPHSKKERESKIASDRNQFTWGAKAQERVQQLVQQGGDRVKLTVTDSDRYERKVAEVRLPNGTFIQEVLVREGLALVYRPYLNKCPSRDTIQQAEAQAKQQQRGVWNDAKFVKPWEYRSLYKK, from the coding sequence ATGTCCCTATTTATTTGTCTTGATTTCCATGTGGATGCGGTAATTCTGGTTTCTTTTCCTTTTGGTATTATCAATCCACAGAGAATTGGATGTTTTGATGCTGTGAAAGTAACCAAACAAGCTTTTATCTGGCTTTGCGCTGCAATCATAATTTTGGGTTTAATAGGATGCAACCGCCTCTTTCCCCAGCTTTTCCCCTCCGGTGATTTAGTAGAACGAGTCAGCGATGGTGATACCCTCAAAGTGAAAGATTCTCAAGGCAACGAGTTCAACGTTCGCTTTGCTTGTGTGGATGCACCAGAAATACCGCATTCCAAAAAAGAAAGAGAAAGTAAAATAGCAAGCGATCGCAATCAATTTACTTGGGGTGCTAAAGCGCAAGAACGGGTACAGCAACTAGTACAACAAGGAGGCGATCGCGTCAAGTTAACAGTGACAGATAGCGATCGCTACGAACGCAAAGTTGCTGAAGTACGCTTGCCAAATGGCACGTTTATTCAAGAAGTATTGGTACGTGAAGGATTAGCGTTGGTTTATCGTCCTTATTTAAATAAATGTCCCAGTCGAGACACAATTCAACAAGCCGAAGCACAAGCCAAGCAACAACAGCGAGGTGTTTGGAATGATGCCAAGTTTGTTAAACCTTGGGAGTATAGAAGTCTTTATAAAAAGTGA
- a CDS encoding DUF3303 family protein, which produces MKLKDYQMLFMIVERFKDNDMLPIYKRIRDEGRMFPEGLKYLDSWVEPNFSRCFQLMECDDLRLIQEWILKWRGSGATFEIVPVLSSKETQEVVEPLLNHL; this is translated from the coding sequence TTGAAACTGAAGGACTATCAAATGCTGTTCATGATTGTTGAGCGATTTAAAGACAATGATATGCTACCAATCTATAAACGCATTCGGGATGAAGGTAGGATGTTTCCTGAAGGACTAAAGTATCTTGATAGCTGGGTGGAGCCGAATTTTAGCCGATGTTTTCAGTTGATGGAGTGTGACGACTTACGCTTAATTCAAGAATGGATTTTGAAGTGGCGTGGTTCAGGAGCAACTTTTGAAATTGTTCCGGTATTGAGTAGTAAAGAAACCCAAGAAGTTGTTGAGCCACTGCTCAACCACTTGTAA
- a CDS encoding putative quinol monooxygenase, with protein MTTRVVARLIALPDQVEALKAVLLELIEPTRQEKGCIKYELLQNQSTPTDFTFVEEWASNDALDAHLASAHISKAVAQLDGLVAAEPDIRRYQLLA; from the coding sequence ATGACTACTCGCGTTGTTGCCCGTCTTATTGCTCTACCTGATCAAGTCGAAGCACTCAAAGCTGTGCTACTGGAATTAATTGAGCCTACTCGCCAAGAGAAAGGTTGTATAAAGTATGAATTATTACAAAACCAATCCACTCCAACAGACTTTACTTTTGTTGAAGAATGGGCTTCTAATGATGCTCTTGATGCTCATCTCGCCTCAGCTCATATTAGTAAGGCAGTAGCTCAACTAGATGGTTTAGTTGCGGCTGAACCAGATATTCGTCGCTATCAGCTTTTGGCATAG